Proteins from a single region of Chlorocebus sabaeus isolate Y175 chromosome 25, mChlSab1.0.hap1, whole genome shotgun sequence:
- the GLUL gene encoding glutamine synthetase has translation MTTSASSHLNKGIKQVYMSLPQGEKVQAMYIWIDGTGEGLRCKTRTLDSEPKCVEELPEWNFDGSSTLQSEGSNSDMYLVPAAMFRDPFRKDPNKLVLCEVFKYNRRPAETNLRHTCKRIMDMVSNQHPWFGMEQEYTLMGTDGHPFGWPSNGFPGPQGPYYCGVGADRAYGRDIVEAHYRACLYAGVKIAGTNAEVMPAQWEFQIGPCEGISMGDHLWVARFILHRVCEDFGVIATFDPKPIPGNWNGAGCHTNFSTKAMREENGLKYIEEAIEKLSKRHQYHIRAYDPKGGLDNARRLTGFHETSNINDFSAGVANRSASIRIPRTVGQEKKGYFEDRRPSANCDPFSVTEALIRTCLLNETGDEPFQYKN, from the exons ATGACCACCTCAGCAAGTTCCCACTTAAATAAAGGCATCAAGCAGGTGTACATGTCCCTGCCTCAGGGTGAGAAAGTCCAGGCCATGTATATCTGGATCGATGGTACTGGAGAAGGACTGCGCTGCAAGACCCGGACCCTGGACAGTGAGCCCAAGTGTGTGGAAG AGTTGCCTGAGTGGAATTTTGATGGCTCTAGTACTTTACAGTCTGAAGGTTCCAACAGTGACATGTATCTCGTGCCTGCTGCCATGTTTCGGGACCCCTTCCGTAAGGACCCGAACAAGCTGGTGTTGTGTGAAGTTTTCAAGTACAATCGAAGGCCTGCAG AGACCAATTTGAGGCACACCTGTAAACGGATAATGGACATGGTGAGCAACCAGCACCCCTGGTTTGGCATGGAGCAGGAATATACCCTCATGGGGACAGATGGGCACCCCTTTGGTTGGCCTTCCAACGGCTTCCCGGGGCCCCAGG GTCCATATTACTGTGGTGTGGGAGCAGACAGAGCCTATGGCAGGGACATCGTGGAGGCCCATTACCGGGCCTGCTTGTATGCTGGAGTCAAGATTGCGGGGACTAATGCCGAGGTCATGCCTGCCCAG TGGGAATTTCAGATTGGACCTTGTGAAGGAATCAGCATGGGAGATCATCTCTGGGTGGCCCGTTTCATCTTGCATCGTGTGTGTGAAGACTTTGGAGTGATAGCAACCTTTGATCCTAAGCCCATTCCTGGGAACTGGAATGGTGCAGGCTGCCATACCAACTTCAGCACCAAGGCCATGCGGGAGGAGAATGGTCTGAA gtACATCGAGGAGGCCATTGAGAAACTAAGCAAGCGGCACCAGTACCACATCCGCGCCTATGATCCCAAGGGAGGCCTGGACAATGCCCGACGCCTAACTGGATTCCATGAAACCTCCAACATCAACGACTTTTCTGCTGGTGTAGCCAATCGTAGCGCCAGCATACGCATTCCCCGGACTGTTGGCCAGGAGAAGAAGGGTTACTTTGAAGACCGTCGCCCCTCTGCCAACTGTGACCCCTTTTCGGTGACAGAAGCCCTCATCCGCACGTGTCTTCTCAATGAAACCGGCGATGAGCCCTTCCAGTACAAAAACTAA